The Longimicrobiaceae bacterium genome contains the following window.
GGTCCACCATCTGGAAGAGGGCTGGTTGCGAGGAGTTGCGTCCGAGCATGTCGACTCCGGTCCGGGGGAACGAGCCTCCGAGCGATGCGCCCAATCTACTGCCCAGCCCCTGGCGGCGCGCCTTTTTTCAACAGCCTTTTAAGACCACCAAGGGCAAGCAGGCGCTCGCGGACCTCGAGGCGCGCAACGGCACCGGGGCCGACGGCACGCCGATCATCCGGACCACGAGCGAGATCGACAACCTCCTGCAGAACGGGTTCCTGAAGCTGATCAAGCGCGCCGACGACGGCAGCGAGGGCTTCCCCTGGGTGGTATGCTCCATCTACGAGGATCCCACGCAGGGGGCCATCACCAGCGACGCCTTCCTGGTACTGGTGCCGCGGGACGACGGCACGCCGGTGAGCCAGGAGCACCAGGACAACTTCGGGTGTCTGCAGGGGAGCGGAGACTTCTGCAGCTGAGACGACGCGAGGCCCCGCCGGGATGTCCCGGCGGGGCCACCCGCGGGCCGGAGAGCGCGGTCCGTCTCAGAACACGAACCGATCCCACCCGCCGTACCGTTCCCACTTCGGCCCGCGCGGCACCGAGAGCACCGCCACCAGCAGCCCCGCGCCGAGCGTGGCGGCCCTCGCCGCCCCGTCCAGCCCCTCCACCAGCCACGGGGCCGCCGCGATCCCCAGCCCCAGGAACAGGTCGAGCAGCCGCAGGGCACGGAGCGGCTCGCCCATGGCGACGACGCTCACCACCACCACCAGCGCGCCTCCCACGTGGTGCAGGTCGGCCGCGCGGGCGTCCAGGCCGAACACCGCGGGGGCGAACATCAGCCACACCCCCAGCGCCGTGGACGCAAGCAGGGTCCAGGGGAAGCTCATCCCCCAGAGCGAGGCCCCCACCACCTCGGCGGGGCGCTCCGGGAGCGCGGCCAGCTCCGGGGTGCGCCGGTCCTCCCCCGCCTCCTCCGCCGGCCCGCCCTTCCAGAACGCCCGCCACACCGACTCGCCGCGGCGGCGGGCGTGCGCCAGGTTCTGCCCCATGGCGATCACCTCGTCCACCTCCAGCGGGATCATGGGAACCATGATGGCGGCCGCCAGCAGGCAGAAGGTGCACCAGGCGCCCACCACCACCGGCTGCGAGACGACCAGCGCCACGTGCACCAGCCCCAGGGGGATCACCAGGATCCCGAAGAACGTCACCATCCACGGCATGGTGCGCCAGCGCGAGGGCGCGCCCATCCACCCCATCAGGAACTCGAAGGTGTAGGCGAAGGTCCCCAGCGCCGCGTCCGAGACGGGCCAGGCGTGCGACATGGAGGAGTCCAGCACGCGCCGCGTCCCCTCGCCGAAGAAGGGGTCCCAC
Protein-coding sequences here:
- a CDS encoding vitamin K epoxide reductase family protein; amino-acid sequence: MSEDERGDERGGGGAHGGMGMRGVTRPMAEHESHQEHGGEGGQEGGMDREAMLRRHHRQTLWIPWTLVLLGFWLLAAPFTFGYLDPAQWVEPSGGRGVWFGDALHTELRAALTLWSDVVAGALLVVFGWRALRPGRPVAWWICCFVGIWLTLAPIVLWAPTAVAYLNDTLVGALVIALSVLVPGMPNMIRYMRMGGDTPPGWSYNPSSWPQRWIMIATGFAGWLASRYLAAYQLGYAAEAWDPFFGEGTRRVLDSSMSHAWPVSDAALGTFAYTFEFLMGWMGAPSRWRTMPWMVTFFGILVIPLGLVHVALVVSQPVVVGAWCTFCLLAAAIMVPMIPLEVDEVIAMGQNLAHARRRGESVWRAFWKGGPAEEAGEDRRTPELAALPERPAEVVGASLWGMSFPWTLLASTALGVWLMFAPAVFGLDARAADLHHVGGALVVVVSVVAMGEPLRALRLLDLFLGLGIAAAPWLVEGLDGAARAATLGAGLLVAVLSVPRGPKWERYGGWDRFVF